From the genome of Desulfobaculum xiamenense:
CCCATATGGAAGGGTACGGCCTGCACCTCCACGTCGCGCACTTCTCCGGAAGCCAGCCTGTTCTGGACGTGGAAGACGTTGCGGGACGAAGAGACCGCATCCCGCATGTACTCGCCGAGAACCTCCGGGGGCGCGGTGTCCAGATTCGTCACGGACATGCCGCGTAGCTCCTCCGGAGAGTAGCCGTAGAAGTTCGAAGCGGCAGGATTCGCCTCGATGATGGTGCGCGTGTTGGCGTCCGCGAGGACCATCACTGCCGGATGGCACTCGAACATGGTGCGGAATTTCCGTTCGCTCTCGAGCAGTGCGGCCTGCGAGCGCTTGAGCTTCGCGTACAGGCGCAGGACATGAAGCCCACCCGCGGCGAAAATGCCGAGGATGAGCAAAGTGAGGCCGATGATGTGCCAGTACTGTTGGATGACGGCAATCGGGTCGACGTGTTGGGCTGTTTTGTAGGGGCCAAGGTGCAGTGCGTCGAGCAGGTCGTGGACGGGGGCGTAGTTCTGCGGTGGGGACCAGCCGGACAGTCCTGCTGCGCGCGCCGCTGGGTGGTGGGCCGAGAGGGAGAGCAGCGCCGCGTCCACGCTGATTGCCAGGTCCTGCGGCGTGTGGGCCAGACGCGCCAAGGGCCATTCGGGGTACAGCCGCGTACTGACGGGGAGTGGAAAGGTTGGGTCCGCGGGTGTGAGTGGAGGCAGAATCCTGAAGTCGCGCAGGGATATCTTCTGTTCATGCGACATGCGCTCCAGCGTGCCGGTGCGTACGGTGGCGGCGTCGACCTCTCCGCGCAGGACGGCCATGACCGCCGCGTCGTGCGTTCCGGCGAAGTCGATGCGTTTCAGGTGACGCTCGGGCGTGATGCCGATCACCGCGAGTTCCCGCGCAAGCGCCCGCCATCCGCCGAGGGAGTCCGGATCGACGGCTGCGATTGTTTTGTCCTTGAGGTCGGAGAGTGTCTTGATGTCGTCGCGAAATGCGCGTGTGACGACGACTCCGCCGAAGTGGGAGATTGGGACGTCGCGGTACGTCTCGGTGATGGTGAGCATGGCGCTTGCGCCGTTGCTCATTTCGAGTTCGACGTACATGGACGGATTGCACAGGATGAAGTCCACCTGCTCCGAGGTGACGGCCCCGTGGATTTCGTGGAAGGTGAGGGGCACGATGCGGAAGACGTGTCCGGGGATGGACGACGAGAGATAGGCCGCCGTGAGATCCCATCTGCGAAGCGCCTCGGCTGGTCCGCGTAGCGCAAGCACGCCGATGCGTACGATGGGCTGCTCATGGGCGGACGCGGGGAGCGCCACGGCCCACAGCGAGAGCAGCGCAAGGCAGAGGATGGCGAACTGGCGGCGTGGGTTCATGGACTGCCCGCAGGGGTTGAGGTTCGGCTACGGGACAGGGGCATGTCTGAATCCCGGCGGAAAGAAACCGTGGACCGGGGGCATGAGCGCGCCCGTGCGCCGTTGCGGCGCGCTGGTGCGCACGCCGCAGAGTTGTTCATGGAGAGTAGCAGAAATCGCCTGCGCAATAAATATCTGGCGGTGCTGAAAGACCGCAGGCCGAGGAAATTTCGGTGCCGCAGGGCGCGGATTGGTGGAAAAGGGAGGCCGCGCCGGGAACCCGACGCGGCCGTTTTTTTTACTGTTCCGCGGCGATGTGGTGGACGTCCTCGCGAAGGATGTAGAGGACCTTGTAGCGATTGCCGAGGTCTTCCAGCATGACCTTCTGCAGGGCCTTGTCCATGTCCTGCACGCGCACGAACACCCGGCGCGTGGGTGCGCCTTCCGGTTCGTAGGACGTGAGGATGCTCATGATGCGGGCTTCGTGCGAGTTGAGAAATTCCACGAGGGCGGCCATGGTTCCGCGTTCGTCGGGCAGTTCGATGCCGAACTGGAATCCGCCGTGGAGCACGCCGGTGATGGAGATGAGCACGTCGAACACGTCGGACTGGGTGATGACGCCCACGAGGACGTTGTCGCCCTCGACCACGGGCAGCCCGCCGATCTTGTGGCGCTGGAGCAGCACGGCTGCCTTTTCCACGGAATCCTGCGGGGTCACGGTCACCAGCTTGGTGCTCATGATGTCTTTGACCTTTATCTCGGAGAGCAGGTAGTACAGCTCGTGAACGTCCAGCGTCGTCGCCTTGGACGGCGAGGCCTCCTTGAGGTCGCGGTCCGTCACCACGCCCATCAGACGGCCGTTTTCGTCGATCACCGAAAGGCCGCGCACATTGGCGTCCTTCATGATCTTGGATGCGCGCATCATCGAGGTGTCGGGGGTGACGGTGACGAGATCCCGGCTCATCCAGTTGCCTACGAGCATGTATGGCCTCCTTTTCGTCCGGCCGTTGCGCATTGCCGCGTGCGGTCTTGGCGATGCACTGGCGGATCGTTGCGTCTGCTGGTGCGTTGCTGAACCATGTGAATGTCCTACACTGTAAAGTTGCACAGGTCGCCCGTGTTTTCAAGACCAATTTCGGGAGCTTGCGATGCTCTGCGGCCTGTTGGGGAAATGTCATGACCATGTTGTACATCGATTGCGGATTCGGCATCGCGGGGGACATGTTCCTTGCCGCGGCGGCCGGTCTCGGCGTTGATCCCGCTCCCGTCGCGGAGGCATTGCGTGGCGCGGGCATCGACGTGCGGGTGTCCGCGCCGGTTTCGCGCGTCAACGGCTTTGCGGGGCGAAGGCTCGCCATCGACTGCGAAGCGTCCCAGCCACTGCGGCATCTGCCGGACATCGCGGGGGTTATCCGGCGGCTCAGGCTCAATGCCGAGGTACGTGAGTGCGCGCAGCGGGCCTTCGTGCGGCTGGCGGAAGTGGAGGCCGGGGTGCATGGCGTGCCCGTGGACCATGTGCATTTTCACGAGGTGGGGGCCGTGGATACCCTCGTTGACGTGGTTGGGGCGTTTTACGCGCTGGCGGAGCTTGGGGTGGAGCGGACGGTCTGTTCGCCACTGCCATGGTTCAATGGACGGGTGGAGTGCGCCCATGGCGTGCTGCCGCTGCCCGCGCCCGCCACGCTGGAGCTCATGCGCGGCAAGCCCGTGCAGCCGACGGATTTCGGGCAGGAGATCGTCACGCCAACGGGGGCGCTCATCATCGATCAGGTGGTGGATGGGTTTGTGGCCGGGCCGCGGGGCGTTGTGCGCTCCACGGCCACGGGCTTCGGTACGCACGACCTCGGGCCGGACAATCGCGGCCTGCGGTTGGTGCTGCTGGATGACTGGACGGGCGAGGAGCGGTCCTAGAGGACCAGCCCCAGATACCAGTTCATGATCGCGTGCCCGGCGGTGATGGTCAGCGCGGTGCCGATACACAGGAACGGGCCGAAGGGTAGGGCCGTCTGCATGCCCACCTCCGCGCCACGTAGGCGGATGCCGAGGGCGGCGGCCAGCGCGGCGAAGCACGAGAGCAGGATCGTGAGCGGCAGCAATGACAGGCCCGTCAGCGCCCCGAGGCAGAGCATGAGCTTGATGTCGCCGGTGCCGAGACCTTCGATGCCGCGCACTTTCCTGTAGGCCACCTGCAACAGCCAGAATAGGCCCGCTCCGGTCGCCGCGCCGCCGAGGGATTCCAGGGGCGGCATGTCGAGCACAAGGATGGACGCCGCTGGAGCCAGCACGGCCAGCGGTAGGGTCAGCGAGTCGGGTAGGATGAAGCTGTAGAGGTCGATAAAGCTCGCCGTGGCGAGGATGATGCCGAAGGCGAGGTACACCGCGAAGTGCGGTCCCGCGCCGTAGCGCACCGCCAGCGCAAGGGCCAGCACGCCCGTGGCCGTGGCCACGCAGGGCACGAGGGCCGGGCCGGGGGTGTCGTATTCGTCGTCGGGCAGGGTGCGCAGGTAGCGTCGGACCATGGCCGCGCAGGGGACGCCGAGGGCCAGCCCCAGC
Proteins encoded in this window:
- a CDS encoding CBS and ACT domain-containing protein, whose amino-acid sequence is MLVGNWMSRDLVTVTPDTSMMRASKIMKDANVRGLSVIDENGRLMGVVTDRDLKEASPSKATTLDVHELYYLLSEIKVKDIMSTKLVTVTPQDSVEKAAVLLQRHKIGGLPVVEGDNVLVGVITQSDVFDVLISITGVLHGGFQFGIELPDERGTMAALVEFLNSHEARIMSILTSYEPEGAPTRRVFVRVQDMDKALQKVMLEDLGNRYKVLYILREDVHHIAAEQ
- a CDS encoding LarC family nickel insertion protein, encoding MTMLYIDCGFGIAGDMFLAAAAGLGVDPAPVAEALRGAGIDVRVSAPVSRVNGFAGRRLAIDCEASQPLRHLPDIAGVIRRLRLNAEVRECAQRAFVRLAEVEAGVHGVPVDHVHFHEVGAVDTLVDVVGAFYALAELGVERTVCSPLPWFNGRVECAHGVLPLPAPATLELMRGKPVQPTDFGQEIVTPTGALIIDQVVDGFVAGPRGVVRSTATGFGTHDLGPDNRGLRLVLLDDWTGEERS
- a CDS encoding prepilin peptidase, producing the protein MTSAHVLFPAAALLLGLALGVPCAAMVRRYLRTLPDDEYDTPGPALVPCVATATGVLALALAVRYGAGPHFAVYLAFGIILATASFIDLYSFILPDSLTLPLAVLAPAASILVLDMPPLESLGGAATGAGLFWLLQVAYRKVRGIEGLGTGDIKLMLCLGALTGLSLLPLTILLSCFAALAAALGIRLRGAEVGMQTALPFGPFLCIGTALTITAGHAIMNWYLGLVL